Proteins from one Chanodichthys erythropterus isolate Z2021 chromosome 15, ASM2448905v1, whole genome shotgun sequence genomic window:
- the LOC137037675 gene encoding probable ATP-dependent RNA helicase ddx6 has product MATRMENAGPAVMGLNTHNRQCIGQPKAPSQLGPQTAIAQPGKEPMGPQKPASAFQEGPGIRFGDDWKRSLQLPDKDNRVKTSDVTATKGNEFEDYCLKRELLMGIFEMGWEKPSPIQEESIPIALSGRDILARAKNGTGKSGAYLIPLLERIDMKKDYIQAIVMVPTRELALQVSQISIQISKHLGGVKVMATTGGTNLRDDIMRLDETVHVVIATPGRILDLIKKGIAKVDKVQMMVMDEADKLLSRDFVVLIEDIIGFLAKNRQILLYSATFPISVQTFMAKHLQKPYEINLMEELTLKGITQYYAYVTERQKVHCLNTLFSRLQINQSIIFCNSTQRVELLAKKITQLGYSCFYIHAKMMQEYRNRVFHDFRNGLCRNLVCTDLFTRGIDIQAVNVVINFDFPRNAETYLHRIGRSGRFGHLGLAINLITAEDRFNLKTIEDQLMTDIKPIPGSIDKSLYVAEFHSVDPDCEVEAEAEAEAFQPTGGSDAP; this is encoded by the exons ATGGCAACAAGGATGGAGAATGCTGGCCCAGCTGTCATGGGGTTGAACACACACAACAGGCAGTGTATAGGACAGCCTAAAGCCCCCTCTCAATTAGGACCCCAAACTGCAATTGCTCAGCCTGGAAAGGAGCCCATGGGGCCCCAGAAACCTGCTAGTGCATTTCAGGAAGGACCTGGCATCAG GTTTGGTGATGACTGGAAAAGAAGCCTACAGCTTCCCGATAAGGACAATAGAGTCAAAACTTCT GATGTGACTGCAACCAAAGGAAATGAGTTTGAGGACTACTGTTTAAAGAGAGAGCTGCTGATGGGAATTTTTGAGATGGGCTGGGAAAAGCCCTCCCCCATTCAG gagGAGAGTATTCCTATTGCCCTCTCTGGACGCGATATACTGGCTCGTGCCAAAAACGGGACAGGAAAGAGTGGTGCATACCTGATCCCCCTACTAGAGAGAATTGACATGAAAAAGGATTATATCCAGG CCATCGTGATGGTTCCCACTCGTGAACTAGCTCTGCAGGTCAGTCAGATCAGTATTCAGATCAGCAAGCACCTGGGCGGTGTCAAAGTCATGGCAACCACAGGGGGGACCAACCTTCGAGATGATATCATGCGCCTGGATGAGACGG TTCATGTTGTAATAGCAACACCTGGAAGAATTTTGGACTTGATAAAAAAGGGCATAGCCAAAGTGGATAAAGTTCAGATGATGGTTATGGATGAG GCTGATAAGCTGCTCTCTCGGGACTTTGTGGTTCTTATTGAGGACATCATTGGTTTCCTTGCGAAGAACAGACAGATACTGCTCTATTCAGCCACGTTCCCCATCAGCGTACAGACGTTCATG GCAAAGCACCTGCAGAAGCCCTATGAGATTAATCTGATGGAGGAACTGACCCTAAAGGGCATTACCCAGTACTATGCTTACGTCACAGAAAGACAGAAAGTCCACTGCCTCAACACTCTGTTCTCCAGG TTGCAGATCAATCAGTCCATCATCTTCTGTAACTCTACTCAGCGAGTGGAGCTTTTAGCCAAGAAGATCACACAGCTGGGCTACTCCTGCTTCTACATTCATGCAAAGATGATGCAG GAATACAGAAACCGTGTTTTCCACGACTTCAGAAATGGACTCTGCAGGAACCTTGTTTGCACAG ATTTATTCACTAGAGGCATTGACATCCAGGCAGTAAATGTGGTCATCAACTTTGACTTCCCCAGGAATGCAGAAACGTATCTGCATCGCATAGGACGCTCAG GAAGGTTTGGACATCTGGGTTTAGCAATCAATCTCATTACCGCTGAGGATCGTTTTAACCTGAAGACCATTGAGGACCAGCTGATGACGGACATAAAGCCCATTCCCGGCAGCATCGATAAGAGCCTGTATGTGGCAGAGTTTCACTCTGTCGACCCTGACTGTGAGGTGGAAGCAGAGGCAGAAGCAGAGGCATTTCAGCCTACCGGAGGGTCTGACGCCCCTTAG